GCCGGGCCCTACGGATGAGTCGTTCATTGGAACCTTGCGGCCGGACATCTGTGCGCCTTGCGCGCATGTTTCCGGATCGCCGGGCGCCATGCCCACGGCTCTGCGTGGGCATGCGCCTTTAGTCTCCTCCGTCGCGACGGGTGTGCGCTTTGGCGCATCTTTTGGTTGCGGCCGAAGGCCGCCTTGGGAAGACAGTCTTCAATGTTGAGAAACCCCACCGCAGCACTCTGTACCGTAACGTTCTGGGCGACCCTTCTTTGCTTCGGCTGCAACGGCACGGGGCAAAGCGCGCTCATGCCACGCATCGCCGGTCCCTGGTGGACCGTTGCCCGCAGCCCCGACCTGGGCGGATTGAACGGGCCTCCTGCCGAGAACCCGAACCATCGCCAGGAACCCGTCGATTTCGCGATCTGGCAGGCGGCCGACGGAACGTGGCAGATCTGGTCCTGCATCCGCAACACGAGATGCGGTGGTCTGACACGATTGTTCTATCGCTGGGAAGGCAAACGCCTGACCGATCCGGACTGGACGCCGCTGGGGATCGCCATGCAGGCCGATCCGAAATACGAATCCCGCGTCGGCGGTTTGCAGGCCCCGTATGTCATTCGCATCGGTGACCTCTACTACATGATCTACGGGGACTGGGACTGGTTGATGATCCAGCGGAGCCGAGACGGAAAAGTGTTTGAGAGGTGGCCCTATCCCAACGGCAAGCTGGGCATGTTTACCGAAGGCCCCGAAGCCAACACCCGCGACCCGATGCTGATCCGGATCAACGATCTCTGGCATTGCTACTACACGGCCTTCCCAAACCAGATCGGGGCGGTGTTCTGTCGGACATCAAAGGATCTGCGCACTTGGAGCGAATCGAAGGTGGTTGCTCGCGGCGGCCTCACGGGCACTTCGCCATACTCCTGCGAATGCCCGCATGTGGTGAAAATCGGCGACTGGTTCTACTTGTTCCGTACACAGCGTTACGCCGGTCCGCCAACCACCAGCGTTTATCGTTCGAAAGATCCCATGGATTTCGGCATCGATGAGAAGGCGGATGACAAGTTCGTCTGCCTGCTGGAAGTGGCCGCCCCGGAGATTGTCTTTCACGGCAACCTCTACTATATTGCCGCCCTGCTGCCGGACATCCAGGGCATCCGCATCGCTCGCCTGACATGGATCCCGGACAGCATGAACCGCGGGGGATCGACCACAAACTGACGACGGAGGCCAACGGCAGGATGCCAATCGCTGATAGCCCTCCGTCTCTTCCAGGAGACTACCATGCCTTCATTCAACGGACTCGGTATGCACCTCGGTAATCTTCCACGACTCTCCAATGCCAAGACCCGATCGATCAGCCCGGAGAATTTCACCGGCGAAAAGGGCAAGGGCGGCATGGCCACGGAGGGGCTGGGCAGGGAGGCCGCTCGCCAGCTGGGGCAAGGCTGGAAGATCTCGCCGGCAATCAAGATCGCGGCCGGGGAGGAACGAGAATTGGCCAATATCCAAGGCCCCGGCGCGATCCAGCAGATCTGGATGACTCCGACCGGACCGTGGCGAATGCAGATTCTCCGGATCTACTGGGACGACCAGGCGATGCCGTCGGTCGAGTGCCCGATCGGCGACTTCTTCGCTTGCGGCTGGGGCCGGTACGCCCACGTCAATTCGCTGGCCGTCTGCGTCAACCCCGGCAGCGCGTTCAACTGCTACTGGGAGATGCCCTTCCGCAAGAAATGCCGCATCACCTTCACGAACCTCGACGACAAGGAGATGGTCCTTTTCTACCAGATCAACTACACGCTGACCGAAGTGCCCGAGGACGCGGCCTACTTCCATGCTCAGTTTCGCCGCTGCAACCCCCTGCCCTACAAGACCGACTACACCATCGTCGACGGCATCAAGGGCAAAGGACAGTTCGTCGGCACCTACATGGCCTGGGGTGTCAACAACAACGGCTGGTGGGGCGAAGGCGAGATCAAGTTCTTCATCGACGGCGACACCCAGTGGCCCACCATCTGCGGGACCGGCACCGAGGACTATTTCTGCGGCTCCTACTGCTTCATCGTCAATAAGGGGCCCGGCGGCACTCGCGAGGGCAAGGGCGAGCAGTATCAGGAGTACTCGACGCCGTATGCCGGCATGCCGCAGGTCATCCGCCCGGACGGCGTCTATGACGCCAACACCCGTTTCGGGCTGTATCGCTGGCACATCATGGATCCGGTTCGGTTCGAGAAGGATTTGCGGATTACCATCCAGGCCCTCGGCTGGCGAAGCCATGGCCGCTATCTGCCTCTGCAGGACGACATCGCCTCCGTCGCCTACTGGTACCAGACGCTGCCGACGGCTCCGTTCCCGAAGCTGCCGGATAGGGATCACCTCGAGATCATCTGAGCATCACGGCGTGCCGAGCACGCGCCGCTTGGCTTGGCACTGCCAAGGAGACCGCTCCAGTCGGATCGTGGCCAGATCTCGGCGAGCCCTTTCGAGCCAGAACCGCTCTCATAGGTTTGCCGAAAGATTGCCCCCTGCATGTTTTCCTGACAGGCCAACGACCCGCGCGCCTACCAGTATCGCCGGTAGAGGTAAAACCAGATTGCGGCGTAGATGGAAAACCAGAGTATGAGGCTCTTGTACCACGGGCGCGGCGGGGCGTCGGCACGGCGCGCGAGCAGTGCCGGGCTCCAGTTGAACGGCTCCCATCGCTCAGCCGGTGGAGGTGGATAGCGCAGCGAGACGATGACCGCGCCGGCGATGGTCAGCACCTGGGCAAAGAAGGCCAGGTAGAGCCAGTGAAGCTTGACGCCGGCGAGGTGGAAACCCGCGATGATGACGGCCTGGATCGCGGTACCGCCGAAGAGGGCAAAAAGACCGCCCTGGTAGTTAGCACGCTTCCACAGGATGCCGAGGAACAGGGCCGTCAGGAACGGCGTCGAGAGATAGGTCACGCCCTGCTGAAAGTACTTGAAGATGCCGCCGAAGTGGGCGACGGCCGGGGCGACGAGCGCGGCGATAACCAGAGCCAGAAGCGAGGCGATGCGGCCGGCCCGGACGGTCTGGACATCGTCAGCGTGGGGGCGGAGCCATTTGCGGTAAACGTCGAGAGCAAAGAGCGTCGCCGTGGAATTGGACAGAGCGCTCAGCGTGGACATCACCGCGGCCAGAAAGCCGGCAAGCACGATTCCCCGCAGGCCCCAGTCCGGAGCCAGCATCCGCAAGGCAAAAGGGAAGGCCAGATCCCTGTCGCGCAGAGGATCGGCCATGTTCATCACGTGAATCCAGTGGTAGACGATCAGGCCGATGAAGCAGGTCACCAGCGGCCGTATGAAATTGATGAAGCCGGCGAAGATGATGCCCATGTAGCCGTCCCACTCAGAGCGGGCCCCGAGCACACGCTGGATCATCACCTGGTTGCCGGCCTGATAGAACAGGATGACGCCGAACATGGCGGTGATCAGCCCGAGGAAAGGCGCGGCCTCATCGCCGGGGGGACGGTAAAGGTGGAATCGATCGGGGCTTGCGGCGATCATCGCGTTCCAACCGCCATCGACTCTGCCCAGGGCGGCAAAGAAGAGCAGAACCCCCCCGCCAACCAGCATGAGGCACTGCATCGCGTCGGTCCACATCACCGACGCCAGGCCGCCCTTGACCGTATAGGCGGCGACGATCAGGACCGTGGCCCAGAGTGTGAGGTGGAAGGGCCAGCCGGTCAGGCCCGAGATGGCGAGTGTTCCACCGTACAGCACGGGCACCAGGAAGATGAACACGTAGGCGAAGAGCATGACGAAGCTGTAGAAATCACTGCACAGCGTGCCATAGCGGCGATGGAGGAATTCCGAGACGGTGGTGACGCGGTTCTTGAGGTACACCGGGATGAAGAAGATCATCAGCAGCGTATAGACCGGCAGGCTGCACCACTCCCAGTTGGCGATGGCCATGCCGTGCTCATAGGCGGCCCCGACGGTGCCGACGATCTGCTCGCTGGAGACGCTGGTGGAGACGAAGGCCGAGCCGATGATCCACCATGGCAGACGGCCGGAAGCCAGGAAGTAGCCGCGGGCGGTCTTGTCCTGCCGACGCGAGGCCCAGAAACCGACGGCAACCACAGCGGCCAGCGAAGTGACGATGATCGAGAGGTCAAACGAGTTAAGGGCAAACTCCACGGAATCCTCCGTGCCTTGGCAAATCCGTGCTGAACTCGTTTTACGGACAGCCCATCTGAACTCAGTGCGGCCAATGATATGTGCAGACTCATGAAGCCCCAAGCGGTCCGATACACCGGGATTTGCCTCAGGGCACCCCGAAATGCGGCGGCGGGCAGAAGAGGCAGACGCCGCCGTGCGTTGCCGCTACTTCCCGACAGCCGGGCAGTGTCGTGCACAAGGCAGCCGGCTTGGCGTCGCTCACCGGGCCATGGCATGGTGCTGCCCACCGAAGGGCAGTACACCAATCAGGCCTTCCGGTTCGGCGGCATTCTTGCGTCCGCATATGTGTTTGCTACCCGACCCGGAACGACCGTCCCGTGCCCCATAATTCGTCGTATGGCGGCTGCGGCACGACGATGGGCTCAAGTCTGCGCACCATTTGTGAAGCAGGCAGAATCCCGATCCGATGACGGATGATGCACAGCGATATCCTTCTCACTGTGCTCACTCGCCGAGCGGAGATGCCCCATGAAAGCCGTCAATCTGTCTTCGGACGACAGCGAATGGAGGCTTGGCGGTCTCAACGGTTACGCGGTCATCCTGGCCGTGGTTCACCTGGTTGTGGCCTGTCCGATCCTGGTTCTTGTCGCATGGGCGGCGAACAACGGCGGAATGACCGGCAAGTGCGTTCCGCTCCTGGCTTTCGCCGTCGGGCCGTTCGTCGTCTTCGCGGTTTACAGCGGTTTGTTTCGACTCATCGCCGGACGCTGGACGCTGGTACCCAACTTCGCCTTCCTTGCGTGCGTAGCCGGCGTATGGTTTGTGGGCGCGACCAAAACGTGTCAGACCAGGATGATCAGTGTAGCGCAAGCCGAGCAAACGCATCAGAACCTGAGCAGTCAGGTCGAGGGTCTTACCGAAAGTCTGCGAGCCTTCGTCGAGAAGACGGGTCAATACCGGATGGAGGCGAAACCTTTGGCAAACTACCTGAAGGCCGCCGAAGCGGCAGGCCTCCCGCGGCCCGCGGTCGAGGAATGCTGCAACACAGCGATGACGCTGCTGAAAGAGGAGCGTCATAAACGCGCGGTCCGCCACGATGCGATCTCCCGCTTGAACGCGGCCGGAGGGACCCAGGCAAAGACCATCACCTCAAGAAAGGATGCTGAAAGCCGGCTGAAGCTGGCCCAACAGATTCTCAAGGCCGCCGAGGACGTGCAGCAGCACATGACTTCCGGCAGCGAGCGAATCCGGGACATCCTGGTTAAGGCGGGCATCAACGGAACGCGATTGGAACAACTGCGAGGTTGCGTGCCCGGATATGGGGTATCTGCCGAAGACAAGAGTGCCTGTACTGCGATGCTGGAGTATGACCAAACACGGGTAGCGTACTTTTCTCTGCTCGCCGACAAGTGGGGCCAATGGCAATGGGACCGCGATCGGTTTGCATCGTCGGACCCGGCAATAGTGAAGGAATACAAACGACTGTCTGACGTGCTCGGCAAGACTGAGGCGAACGCTGACCTTCCGCCGAGGCAAACCCAGGGCGTCAGCTCCGTGAACAAGACGCAAAACCCCCAGCCGGTCAAGAACGCGCAGAATGCCAACCCCGCGAGGAAGTCCAAAACCGCTACTCCGGCAAAGAAAGCCGCGTCCGCCTCGTCGAAGGATAAGAGACAAACGATCCGGTGATGGTGCATGGCGGTTTCGACCATATCGCGAGCAGTTACGTTGCACGACGTGAACCGGTTGTCAATCCCTGTCCCCCGCGCGATCAGCGTTTCTGCGAAGTCATCGCGAGCTTGAACAAGCACGCTGAGTGAGCCGCCATGCGGTAGGTGGCCGGTGGGCCGGAGGGGAGATCCTGGGTGCCTAATTGGACGCCAGGTCGGTCCGTGTCCTGGCACGTCAAGGTCCGCACGAAACCGGCACCCAGATCTGCATCCCGGACCCGCAATGCCAGATCGACCGGCTCATCCGTGGAGCGGTTCACCGCCACGACGTACAGCGAACTCTCATCGCGCATCGCCAAGGCGGAGATGATCGGCACGTTCTTGACGTCGGGGGCCAGGGCGTTGAATGCGGTCGCATACTTGTCGCCCTGGCTGTCGAAGTCGAATGTGTCGCAGGTCACCTGCGTGCGGACGGTGTGGGTGCCCAGGCCGCCGGCATAGAACTCGAAGACCTTGTAGTTGTCCTTGATGCGGCCGTCGGTGTACATGATACCGCAGGGGTAGGCCCCGAAGAGGTGGTGCAGGTGGGCCCGGCGGATGCCGTGGCTGATCATCACCCGAAACGCGTCGACCAGCAGGAGTTGCTGAGCAGCGGTGTCGGCGGCGGCCGGCATGAGACCGGCCTCGTTGTCCCAGTAGTAGAGCTCGACGCCGTCGATGTCAGCTTCAGCATCAGCTCCGGACAGCAAGAAGTTCACCGCGAGGGAAGTGGCGCCTTCGGGCACCTTGCCGCCGAAAACGATTCTGTGCCAGTGGTTGGCTCGCCATGCTGTCCGACTGGCGGAATCCGAGAGCGGCTCGGCAGGACGACTCTCGGGACCGAGGGTGGTCAGTTGAGCAGAGATGCGATCGGGATGAGGCGTCCGAACCCAGGCCGCGACGCGAATACTCGTGGCCTTTTTGTCCTTCCACTCGAAGGCCTGCGACACCGATATCGACGCGTCGGCCGACGAGCCGGTTCTCAGGCGAAGGCCGCGTCCTCGGCGTCCGGCATCTTGGGAAACGACGGCGGTGCTGCCCGCAACACCGTGGGTGACTCTCCAGCCGGTCATGTCCTGCTCGAAATCGAGATTCTTCGCGTCCAGCTTCGACTTGCGCTGTTCACCCCAACACTTGAGATTCCACTCGGTGATTTCGATGGGTGAGCGGTAGGCGATAGCCTCTTCACGGTATCCGCCCAGGCCCGGGTTGGCGACGCCGCGTCGGCCGTAGAGGATGTTCTGCAGGTTGTGGTGCGACCAGATCAGCAGGTCGGTCCCTTCGATGCTGTAGGGATAGAAATGGTCCTGCACCGCATCGATCAGGCCCGCCTCGTAAAGCTGATTCAGTTCTCGCGTCCAGCGGACGTTGATGTCGTGATTGGTGGCCTGGAGCGGATCCTGATTGTTTCCCATCAGGGGGTAGCCCACCGCGGTGATCCAGAGTTTGAGGCCTTTGATCGTCGGGTGTTGGGCGGCGGCCTCGGCCATGAGTTGCCGCATGGCCTGAGCGTAGGCGGCCACGGTGGGGGCATAATGCTCGGGTGGCCAGTCGGTGGTGGCTTGGCCCCAGTTCTCGTTGCCCATCTCGTAACAGGTGATCGGAAGTCGACCGGCCAGGGCCCGCTCGATGGTGTACTTGCGAACCAGATTCAGCGTCTCGGCCAGAGTCCCGAAGTAGTAGTCCGTATAGCCACAGGGATTTGGGGCCGTGTGTCGATAACGGATGATCTCGGCCACAGGCGCGCCTGTCGGAGGCGGGCCGGGTAAGCCTTCCGTCCCGCCCTGCAAGTTCAGCGTGTAGTAAGGCTCAGCCCCGACGGCCTCGCAGAAAACCAGGAACTGTTCGACCGTCATCTTCCGTTCGTTGTCGGCTTTCCAGTCATAACGGTCAGCCTCGCACCCGTTGGGAAAACGGATCGACTTGATGCCGATCTTCTTGACCGCCTGCATGGCTTCGGGCCGTTTGAGGGCCGCCGCGCCGCCGTAGTCGAGATTGACGCCGATAATCTCGGGCCACACGGGCGTTTCACTGATTTGAGGCAAGATCTCGACGACAGCGGTCGCCGGCCGGCTCGCGGTTTGAGCGATCGAGCCACCGGTTACGGTCAGGAACGCCGCGATCAACGCCGTTGTGGGCCATCTCCTTGCCATTCTTCATCCCCGCAGTTGTCGTCGGGCTCTACATCCTCGCTCCTCGAAGTACTTGGCCTATCGGTATGTCATACAGCGAATATCTCGACGGGACGCACTTGGGAGAGCGTCTTTCAACATACCGCCGACAACACCAATAGACGGCTCTTCGTGTTCTCAGAGAAGCGGGGGTCAGACCCCCCCTGCAACCTGTGCCGCCGAAGAATCGTTGTGAGACGACGATACCTGCTCGGACACGGTTGAAGCTGACATGGGGGCCGCAGGCTTGCCCACAGCGGAGGTGTGCTCCACATGCCCGCCGGGCGGCAATTGTACCAGCGTGTCGGCATCGACCGCCTCATCCGGACCGGCCTCGGCAAGGTATTGCTTGGATCGCCGGTGGAAGTAAAGCCCCACAGCGACGACGAGAACGATGAGCCCGAGGAAACCGATGATGTTGGTGACCATTCGGACATCCGACTTGAGCTGATCAAACTGTGACCCAAACAGCCAGCCGAGCACGACCAGCGTCGGAACACTGATGCACGCGGCGGAGCCGTTCACACTAATGAATTTCCAGAAGGGCACCTTCATAACGCCACTGGCAAGGAAAACCATCGCTCGAAGCCCCGGTAGAAAGCGAGCCGCGAAGATGATCTTGATGCCGTGGTGCTCGAAAAGATGCTCGGCCAGCAGCAGCCTGGAAGGCTTCACGATCCGCCGCATGAAACGGTGTTCGACGATGTGGTGGCCGAATCGACGACCCATGAAGAACAGACAGACATCGCCGGTGAGCACACCCAACATGCCGACGGCGATCATAATCGGCAGGACGGCCAAGCCGCGATAACACAGCCATCCGCCGGTGAGCAGAGGAATGTCCTCGGGGATTGGCATCCCAAAGCTGGCAGCAACCAGTACCGCCAGTACGCACAGGTAGGGCAGTTTGTCCCAGGGCATTCCAATCCTCGGTACAACCCGCTGTCGCAGCTTGCGGAAGCTCTTTACAGGTCCCCTCGATAACTGATTATTGCTATCGAGATTTATCCGGACTATCCTTAACTCGGGGGGCGACCTTCCGCCGGTTCACGGATCTTACACCGGCCGGGTGGTCCTGCCAAACCGGGTTATGATAGTACCGAGCGAGCGAATCCGGTCGCCGAAAGGCGCCTGATCCACGAACGGTCCGGAGAGTCAACCGCCACAGTGGGAAACACACATAACAAATGGTACGCCGAAGGGTTACGTTTCTCGTGCAGCCAGTGTGGCAACTGCTGCACGGGGCCGCCTGGGTATGTCTGGGTCACCCGCGAAGAGATCCGGCGAATTTCCGTCTATCTTGGCCGCGAAGATGACTGGCTCGGCAAGGAGCACCTGAGGCGCATCGGTTTCAGGCACTCGCTGGTGGAGAAGCCAAACGGCGACTGCGTCTTCCTCATGTCGACGGGCAACGGAACCCGGGGGTGCTCGATCTACCCGGTGCGGCCGTTGCAGTGCCGGACCTGGCCGTTCTGGACACAGAATCTCAAATCGCCTTCGGCATGGGCTGCGGCCGGCGAGGTCTGTCCGGGCATGAACAACGGCCGCCAATTCACGATCGACCAGATCGAGGCCGTTCGCCTGAAGGACTCTTGGGAGCCGGGTGAGGAGTCGCCGTTGAAGGCAGATGCTCCGTAAACTCGATGCAGGCGTTTCATGAGTGAGAGGTTGCTACCGGTTTCGGTGTCGGTGCTGCGGGAACATGCGCAACGGCCGGAAATCGTGAGGGCGATGCGCGAGTTTTACGTTGAGGTCGACCGCGAGATTGCGGCTCATGACCCCACGTGCTGGAACAAGGGTAAGTGCTGCTGCTTCGGCCAGTTCGGTCACCGGCTGTACGTGACCTCGCTCGAAATCGCGTATTACCTGGCGACAGGCAACCTCACGCCCCCGGTCACTTCCGACGCCTGCCCCCACGCGATCGACGGCAAATGCCACGCCCGCGAGCGGCGGCCCTTCGGCTGCCGCGTTTTCTACTGCGATCCGAGCGCCCAACACTGGCAAGGACCGCTCAGCGAGCGGCGACTGACTCAGCTCAAGGCCATGCACGAGGCGCTGCAAGTCCCCTACATGTACGTGGATTGGATGACGGTAATGAAGGGAATGCAGTAACGGACAGGCTGCCGGTCTGTTAGTCTCTTCTGTCGCGACTGGTCTGCATTTTACGCGCATGTTTCTGGATCGCAGAGCGCTTGGGTTGCGGCCCGCAAAAACGCGGTCCGCCTTAGTCTGTTGGTCTGTTGGTCTGTTGGTCTGTCAGATGGTAGCGACCACGAAAGGCATCGAATCGGACCCATAGCACGTCGAGGAACATCCTGATCGAGTCGCGGAAGAGTTTGACTTTGGTATGGGAGACGTGGCTCCAATGCACGGGGATCTCGCAGATGGTCAGGCCCATCCGCGACGCGAGGTAGAGCATCTCCACGTCGAAGGCGAAGGTCTCGACGCGTTGCAGTCTGAGGATCGGGTCGATCTTGCTGCGCCGAAAGGCCTTGAACCCGCATTGGGTGTCGTAGATCGGCAGGCCGGTCAGCATGCGGACAAGTAGATTGAAGATCTTGCCGGCGGTCTCGCGAAAGCGGGATTGCCGCATGGCGATCAGGCTACGGTCGAGGGCCCGGGAACCGACGACGATGTCACACTGGCCGGCCAGGATCGGCCCGACCAATGCGGGCAGTTCGGACATCGGCGACGATAAGTCCGCATCAGTGAAGGCCACGATGTCGCCGGTTGCGTGGAACATTCCGGTTCGCACGGCCGCGCCTTTGCCCTGATTCCGCTGATGGCGAAGCAGGATGAGTTGCACCGGAGTGGCTGCATGCTGCCGACGAGAGCCCTCGACGATCACGGCTGTCCGGTCGGTTGAGCCGTCATCGACGACGATCACTTCGCGAAAAGCCGGCCAAGCCTCGACATAAGCCATGACTTCCTCCAAGGACCGGCCTATACACAGCTCTTCGTTGTAGGCTGGGATCACCAATGAGACGCTCTGGGCCGTGGTTTGAAGGAGCGATTCCCAAGGCGCGATGCGGTCAGCATGAGATAGACTGATGGTGCTGTTCGAACTGACTGCCATCACGCTAACCGCTCACCTTTGCGTCGGGAAGGCCGGCACGAGGCCGCGAAGCATCCCCCCACGGCCAGCAGGCCGAGGCACATGAGAACCAGACCCGCGCGGAGGCTGCCAGGCTCAAAGCGAAACTCGACCCGACATTCGCCGGCCGGCACGTGGACTCCGCGGAAGATCCCGTTGACCTTCAGTATATCCGCAGATCGGCCATTCACGTAAGCCCGCCAGCCCGGGTACATCATGTCGCACAACACGACCAGACCCGGAACCGAAGTAGAGGTCGTCATTGTGACCGCCGAATGGCCATACCGAACGATTCTCACGCGGCCGGGCTCGCCCGGCGCAGCCGAGGGCAGACCGATTGCTGAAGCGGCGGCCTCGACCAAGGCGATTCGAGATGTGTCCACATGCCCCTCGGCCAGGTCTGCAACGGCCTGCTCACATGATGCCGTCTCGCGCACCTCGTAGACCATAAACGCCCGAGGGCATTCGCGCTTGTTTCGGTAGATGTTCAAGCCCTCGCGAAAGACCAGTTCCCAATCGGGGTGGTCGAGCTCATCGGACGGATCGACAAGCAGATAACGGACGTTCAGCAATGACAGCAGAGGCGAATCGAGCGATCCGGGATCCTCGAAACCGATGATCTGGTTGGACCAGAGCGCACGCTGGGGTTCGATCGCGTTTATGTAATCGGCATAGTCGGCAAGGATGACGGAATCGTAGCCCCCGATATCCTGGAGTCCGTAGAGCATCGGAAGGTTCGGATGCAAGACCATCCGGGGGCCGAAACGGCCGATGCGAAACGGGCCGGAATCGGAGCGGAGGAATTCAACGGCCGGGGGGACATGATCGAGCCAGGCCGGATCAGCCTGGGTCATGAAGCCGCCGTTGGCTTGGAAAGGATCAGCGGCCGTCAGTAAGAGACAAAGCATGGCCGCAACCGCTGCACCGCGGGGTTTCCAGACGCGCAAGACAGGAAGAGCAAGGACGACGGCGGCGGCCAGGGCAAAGATCGTCAGACGCAGGGCATTGGCCCACATGTAGCCGGCGACGTCCCAGGAATCGATAAAGCCGTTGCCTTGCGAGAGTCGGGGAATCTGGTCGAAGGCCCGTTCCGCCAGGCGATAGGCAAGGGATGGGAAAACGAGCATCAAGAGCAACGCAAGGAGCATGAGCGTCGGTACGGCGATGATCAGAACGCCTGTTATTCGACGTTGCCCGCTTGCCTGGCTTGCGACCGGTACCGCTGCATCGAGACTCCCATCTCGACACTTTTTGAGACTCTCTCTCATTTCGTCGCACCACGAGCCGCTCAGCCTTCCAAACCAGCGCTGTCCTCCCATTGCGGCCAGGCAGCAGATGGCAAAGGTGCCGGCGAACATCCAGCGAAACGGAGTACGCACCTGCTCGAAACCCGGCACGGTGTAGTAGAACACGGCGTAGATCGGTGTGCCGAAGGCCAACAGCAGTGAGAGTGCAAGAACCAGGATGAAAAACCATCGGTAGCAACCGTGGGCTAACAGGCCGATCAGCATCAGCCCCAGAGGCATCAGCCCCAGGTAAAAGCCGTTCTCGTTGTAGTTCTTGGTCCCGTAGGCATAGAAATCCGCGCCGCGACGAGCTTCGATCGGCCGCATGCTGCGCGTCCGCAGATCGAAGGCCTTGTGCTTGGCGGGGTTTCCGAAGATGTCGGGAACAATCATTTCCAGCAGATGCTCGGGGCGCAGGGCGCGGTTCACCATACGCTCATAGCTTGCCTCGGCTGCGCGGGTGGTGAGGTTCTTGACTTCAAGGAACGGTAGAAGCTGCGGCCCGGCGAGCATCGCGGCCAAGGCTGCTGTCGTGACCGTGGCAGCGCAGAACCCCAGACACCTCTTTGCGGAACGAGTTTGCCGCCAGAGATGCCAGCAGCAGGCGAGGGTGAATAACGCAGCGGTAAAGCACGCATAGAAGGCGATTTCGAAGAAGCCCGCCAGAATCGGCATGGCGAAGATCACTCCTCCGAGACCGATGCGCCACCCTGCCGCACGCCGGAAAGGGGATGGCACCATCTTCGCCGAGCTTTGCCGAGTGCCTGAACCGGCCATTGACTCAGGGATTCCGTTTGCCCCGGCACGAGGAAGGCTGTCGCCGACCGCACGGAAGCAGTCTCCCAGACGGAGGATCCACAGGAGCATCAGCGGCAGCCAGATGGCCGAGCCGATAAGCATGGGCCAGATCAACTGCATCGCCAGGAAGCCGCACGTCGCGAAGGCCACGCCGCCGACGGCGCAACCGAAGGGGCTCACACCGATCCGCCGTAGAAACAGGTACTGAAACATACCGGCCAGCCACAAGTGC
This portion of the Phycisphaerae bacterium genome encodes:
- a CDS encoding YkgJ family cysteine cluster protein, with amino-acid sequence MGNTHNKWYAEGLRFSCSQCGNCCTGPPGYVWVTREEIRRISVYLGREDDWLGKEHLRRIGFRHSLVEKPNGDCVFLMSTGNGTRGCSIYPVRPLQCRTWPFWTQNLKSPSAWAAAGEVCPGMNNGRQFTIDQIEAVRLKDSWEPGEESPLKADAP
- a CDS encoding glycosyltransferase family 2 protein produces the protein MAVSSNSTISLSHADRIAPWESLLQTTAQSVSLVIPAYNEELCIGRSLEEVMAYVEAWPAFREVIVVDDGSTDRTAVIVEGSRRQHAATPVQLILLRHQRNQGKGAAVRTGMFHATGDIVAFTDADLSSPMSELPALVGPILAGQCDIVVGSRALDRSLIAMRQSRFRETAGKIFNLLVRMLTGLPIYDTQCGFKAFRRSKIDPILRLQRVETFAFDVEMLYLASRMGLTICEIPVHWSHVSHTKVKLFRDSIRMFLDVLWVRFDAFRGRYHLTDQQTNRPTD
- a CDS encoding DUF2961 domain-containing protein gives rise to the protein MPSFNGLGMHLGNLPRLSNAKTRSISPENFTGEKGKGGMATEGLGREAARQLGQGWKISPAIKIAAGEERELANIQGPGAIQQIWMTPTGPWRMQILRIYWDDQAMPSVECPIGDFFACGWGRYAHVNSLAVCVNPGSAFNCYWEMPFRKKCRITFTNLDDKEMVLFYQINYTLTEVPEDAAYFHAQFRRCNPLPYKTDYTIVDGIKGKGQFVGTYMAWGVNNNGWWGEGEIKFFIDGDTQWPTICGTGTEDYFCGSYCFIVNKGPGGTREGKGEQYQEYSTPYAGMPQVIRPDGVYDANTRFGLYRWHIMDPVRFEKDLRITIQALGWRSHGRYLPLQDDIASVAYWYQTLPTAPFPKLPDRDHLEII
- a CDS encoding sodium/solute symporter (Members of the Solute:Sodium Symporter (SSS), TC 2.A.21 as described in tcdb.org, catalyze solute:Na+ symport. Known solutes for members of the family include sugars, amino acids, nucleosides, inositols, vitamins, urea or anions, depending on the system.), which produces MEFALNSFDLSIIVTSLAAVVAVGFWASRRQDKTARGYFLASGRLPWWIIGSAFVSTSVSSEQIVGTVGAAYEHGMAIANWEWCSLPVYTLLMIFFIPVYLKNRVTTVSEFLHRRYGTLCSDFYSFVMLFAYVFIFLVPVLYGGTLAISGLTGWPFHLTLWATVLIVAAYTVKGGLASVMWTDAMQCLMLVGGGVLLFFAALGRVDGGWNAMIAASPDRFHLYRPPGDEAAPFLGLITAMFGVILFYQAGNQVMIQRVLGARSEWDGYMGIIFAGFINFIRPLVTCFIGLIVYHWIHVMNMADPLRDRDLAFPFALRMLAPDWGLRGIVLAGFLAAVMSTLSALSNSTATLFALDVYRKWLRPHADDVQTVRAGRIASLLALVIAALVAPAVAHFGGIFKYFQQGVTYLSTPFLTALFLGILWKRANYQGGLFALFGGTAIQAVIIAGFHLAGVKLHWLYLAFFAQVLTIAGAVIVSLRYPPPPAERWEPFNWSPALLARRADAPPRPWYKSLILWFSIYAAIWFYLYRRYW
- a CDS encoding DedA family protein — encoded protein: MPWDKLPYLCVLAVLVAASFGMPIPEDIPLLTGGWLCYRGLAVLPIMIAVGMLGVLTGDVCLFFMGRRFGHHIVEHRFMRRIVKPSRLLLAEHLFEHHGIKIIFAARFLPGLRAMVFLASGVMKVPFWKFISVNGSAACISVPTLVVLGWLFGSQFDQLKSDVRMVTNIIGFLGLIVLVVAVGLYFHRRSKQYLAEAGPDEAVDADTLVQLPPGGHVEHTSAVGKPAAPMSASTVSEQVSSSHNDSSAAQVAGGV